One Podarcis raffonei isolate rPodRaf1 chromosome 3, rPodRaf1.pri, whole genome shotgun sequence genomic region harbors:
- the LOC128410690 gene encoding sorting nexin-9 isoform X5, translated as MATKARVMYDFAAEPGNNELTVNEGEIITVTNPDVGGGWLEGKNSKGERGLVPTDYVEILPEGTKDGISVADQAFFDGLSTAQANLQAAKTNSQVDSHASATHTSILEFFTHSPPSTPSTRKAPSNANDPWSSWDNTTGGDGWAAKPENRQKNSASNNWDAAAFGHPQAYQGPAAADDDDWDDDWDDPKSTAAPYLGYKEAEPSDPAGLQRGNSRGAAMKLPLNKFPGFAKPGVEQYLLSKQLAKPKEKIPIIIGDYGPMWVYPTSTFDCVVADPKKGSKMYGLKSYIEYQLTCTNTNRAVNHRYKHFDWLYERLLIKFGSAIPIPSLPDKQVTGRFEEEFIKMRMERLQAWMTRMCRHPVVSESEVFQQFLSFRDEKEWKTGKRKAEKDEVVGVMVFSTMEPEAPDLDLLEIEQKCDAVGKFTKAMDDGVKELLTVGHEHWKRCTGPLPKEYQKIGKALQGLAVVFHSSGYQGESDLHEAITEAGKTYEEIASLVAEQPKQDLHFLMETNHEYKGFLGCFPDIIGAHKGAIEKVKESDKLVATSKITPQDKQNMLKRVSTMSYALQAEMNHFHSNRIYDYNSVMRLYLEQQAQFYETIAQKLRQALSRFPMM; from the exons GCTCGGGTTATGTATGACTTTGCTGCTGAACCTGGAAACAATGAGCTGACAGTTAATGAAGGAGAAATCATCACAGTTACCAATCCG GATGTAGGTGGAGGCTGGCTGGAAGGCAAAAACAGCAAAGGAGAACGAGGACTTGTTCCCACAGATTATGTTGAA ATTCTACCTGAAGGTACCAAAGATGGAATTTCAGTAGCTGACCAAGCCTTTTTCGATGGTCTCTCTACTGCACAGGCTAATTTGCAAGCAGCAAAAACCAATAGCCAG GTGGATTCTCATGCATCTGCCACTCATACTTCTATTTTGGAATTTTTTACTCACTCTCCACCTTCAACTCCTTCTACAAGAAAG GCTCCCAGCAATGCAAACGACCCCTGGTCAAGCTGGGACAACACAACAGGTGGTGATGGCTGGGCAGCAAAACCTGAAAATAGGCAGAAAAACAGCGCTTCAAACAACTGGGATGCAGCAGCATTTGGTCATCCACAGGCTTATCAAGGTCCAG CGGCTGCTGATGACGATGACTGGGATGATGATTGGGATGACCCAAAATCAACGGCTGCACCCTATCTTGGATATAAAGAGGCAGAGCCTTCAGACCCAGCAGGGCTTCAGCGTGGCAATAGCCGTGGAGCTGCTATGAAGCTACCACTTAACAA ATTTCCTGGATTTGCAAAACCTGGAGTGGAGCAGTATCTCTTgtcaaagcagctagcaaaacCCAAAGAGAAAATTCCTATAATT ATTGGAGATTATGGGCCAATGTGGGTGTATCCTACCTCTACATTTGACTGTGTTGTGGCTGATCCAAAAAAAGGTTCTAAAATGTATGGTTTGAAGAGCTACATCGAATATCAACTTACATGTACA AACACTAATCGAGCTGTCAACCACAGATACAAGCACTTCGACTGGTTATATGAACGTCTCTTGATTAAGTTTGGATCAGCCATTCCAATTCCATCTCTTCCAGACAAGCAAGTAACAG GGCGTTTCGAGGAAGAATTCATCAAAATGAGGATGGAGAGGCTACAGGCATGGATGACCAGGATGTGTCGTCATccagttgtttcagaaagtgaagtTTTTCAGCAGTTCCTTAGTTTCCGTGATGAAAAG GAATGGAAAACCGGTAAAAGGAAGGCAGAAAAAGATGAGGTTGTGGGTGTTATGGTCTTTTCTACTATGGAACCAGAAGCACCTGACTTGGATTTGTTAGAAAT TGAACAGAAATGTGATGCAGTTGGGAAGTTCACTAAAGCCATGGATGATGGAGTTAAGGAGTTGTTGACAGTGGGCCACGAACACTGGAAACGCTGTACAGGAC cATTGCCCAAGGAATACCAGAAAATAGGAAAAGCTTTACAGGGTTTAGCAGTGGTTTTCCATAGCAGTGGTTATCAAG GAGAGTCTGACCTCCATGAAGCAataacagaagcaggaaaaacaTATGAAGAAATTGCCAGTCTTGTAGCAGAACAG CCAAAGCAGGATCTTCATTTTCTAATGGAAACCAATCATGAATACAAAGGATTTCTTGGTTGCTTCCCAGATATCATAGGTGCTCACAAG GGAGCAATAGAAAAAGTGAAGGAAAGTGATAAATTAGTTGCTACCAGCAAAATCACCCCACAGGATAAACAAAACATGCTGAAGCGTGTAAGCACCATGTCATATGCACTACAAG CTGAAATGAATCACTTCCACAGTAACCGAATTTATGATTACAATAGTGTGATGCGCTTGTATCTGGAGCAACAGGCACAGTTCTATGAAACA